The following coding sequences are from one Lysinibacillus sp. FSL W8-0992 window:
- the mutM gene encoding bifunctional DNA-formamidopyrimidine glycosylase/DNA-(apurinic or apyrimidinic site) lyase, whose amino-acid sequence MPELPEVEGVVQALKPEIEGRTIKQVQLSEVIRFSYDEGKQCIVKQAEPDAFEMALSQMKITKIERRAKYIFFHLMKEELSYVLVSHLGMTGAWFIVDTPEDINEEKFKKHIHATFQMADGGYLIYSDIRRFGELRFLTKIEDHAPLTKMAPEPFDEAASDYFIAKSLLPKYEKKSVKEVIMDGQVISGCGNIYATEALFAQKIHPARKMNRISEKRKRALFDAIVAVLRQSIEAGGSTISDYRNINGEAGSMQNRLQMYGKKICPVCGTETSQMTIGGRTSVFCPNCQH is encoded by the coding sequence ATGCCTGAATTACCAGAGGTAGAAGGTGTCGTACAGGCATTAAAGCCAGAAATTGAAGGTCGCACAATAAAGCAGGTACAGCTTTCAGAAGTTATTCGCTTTTCTTATGATGAAGGAAAGCAATGTATAGTGAAGCAAGCTGAGCCGGATGCATTTGAGATGGCATTATCTCAAATGAAGATTACGAAAATTGAGCGTCGTGCAAAATATATATTTTTTCATTTGATGAAAGAGGAATTGTCCTATGTTTTGGTCAGTCATTTAGGCATGACAGGTGCATGGTTTATTGTGGACACTCCTGAAGATATCAATGAGGAAAAATTTAAAAAGCATATTCATGCGACTTTTCAAATGGCTGACGGCGGCTATTTAATATACTCTGATATTCGTCGTTTTGGTGAGCTGCGGTTTTTAACGAAAATAGAAGATCATGCACCACTAACAAAAATGGCGCCTGAACCGTTTGATGAGGCTGCGAGCGATTATTTTATAGCTAAATCATTGCTACCGAAATATGAGAAAAAGTCTGTTAAAGAAGTTATTATGGACGGACAAGTTATCTCGGGCTGTGGCAATATATATGCCACAGAGGCGCTGTTTGCACAAAAAATTCACCCTGCCCGCAAAATGAACCGCATAAGTGAAAAGCGTAAACGTGCACTTTTTGATGCAATTGTTGCCGTTCTGCGTCAAAGCATTGAAGCAGGAGGTTCGACAATTTCGGATTATCGAAATATTAACGGTGAAGCAGGGAGCATGCAAAACCGATTACAAATGTATGGAAAGAAAATATGCCCGGTGTGTGGTACAGAGACGAGTCAAATGACAATTGGTGGACGTACATCTGTATTTTGTCCAAATTGTCAACATTAA